In a genomic window of Microcebus murinus isolate Inina unplaced genomic scaffold, M.murinus_Inina_mat1.0 scaf003_hap2_Mmur4.0, whole genome shotgun sequence:
- the PLXNA3 gene encoding plexin-A3 isoform X2 has protein sequence MHTVFLLQLLFLAVGGALGNSRPFRAFVVTDTTLTHLAVHQVTGEVFVGAVNRVFKLAPNLTELRAHITGPVEDNASCYPPPSMRVCAHRLAPVNNVNKLLLIDYAAHRLVACGSTWQGICQFLRLDDLFKLGEPHHRKEHYLSGAQEPDSMAGVIVEQGQGPSKLFVGTAVNGKSEYFPTLSSRKLISNEDSADMFSLVYQDEFVSSQIKIPSDTLSLYPAFDIYYIYGFVSTSFVYFLTLQLDTQQTLLDTAGEKFFTSKIVRMCAGDSEFYSYVEFPIGCSWRGVEYRLVQSAHLAKPGLLLAQALGVPADEDVLFTVFSQGQKNRVSPPRQTVLCIFTLSNINAHIRRRIQSCYRGEGTLALPWLLNKELPCINTPIQINGNFCGLVLNQPLGGLHVIEGLPLLADNTDGMVSVAAYTYHQHSVVFIGTRSGSLKKVRVDGSQDAHLYETVPVVDGSPILRDLLFSPDHQHIYLLNEKQVSQLPVETCEQYLSCAACLGSGDPHCGWCVLQHRCCREGACPGASAPHGFAEELSKCVQVRVRPNNVSVTSPGVQLTVAMRNVPDLSVGVSCAFEEVMESKAILLPSGELRCLSPSFQELRALTKGHGATRTVRLQLLSKETGVRFAGADFVFYNCSVFQSCMSCVSSPYPCHWCKYRHVCTSHPHECSFQEGRVHSPEGCPEILPSGDLLIPVGVMQPLTLRAKNLPQPQSGQKNYECVVQVQGRQQRVPAVRFNSSSVQCQNTSYSYEGDEYGDTELDFSVVWDGDFPIDKPPNFRALLYKCWAQRPSCGLCLKADPRFNCGWCISEHRCQLQAHCPAPKTNWMHPSQKGAQCSHPRIAQIHPLMGPKEGGTRVTIVGENLGLASREVGLRVAGVRCNSIPAEYVSAERIVCEMEESLVPSPPPGPVELCIGDCSADFRTQSEQLYSFVSPMFDRVSPSRGPASGGSRLTISGSSLDAGSRVTVTVRDGECQFVRRDAEAIVCIAPVSTLGPSQAPITLAIDRANVSSPGVIYTYTQDPTVTHLEPTWSIINGSTAITVSGTHLLTVQEPRIRAKYRGIETTNTCQVINDTAMLCKAPGIFLGQPQPRAQGEHPDEFGFLLDHVQTARFLNHSSFTYYPDPSFEPLGPSGVLDIKHGSHVVLKGKNLIPAAAGSSRLNYTVLIGGQPCALTVSDTQLLCDSPSQTGRQPVMVLVGGLEFWLGTLHITAERALTLPAMVGLAAGGGLLLLAITAVLVAYKRKTQDADRTLKRLQLQMDNLESRVALECKEAFAELQTDINELTNHMDGVQIPFLDYRTYAVRVLFPGIEAHPVLKELDTPPNIEKALRLFGQLLHSRVFVLTFIHTLEAQSSFSMRDRGTVASLTMVALQSRLDYATGLLKQLLADLIQKNLESKNHPKLLLRRTESVAEKMLTNWFTFLLHKFLKECAGEPLFLLYCAIKQQMEKGPIDAITGEARYSLSEDKLIRQQIDYKTLTLHCVCPESEGSAHVPVKVLNCDSITQAKDKLLDTVYKGIPYSQRPKAEDMDLEWRQGRMARIILQDEDVTTKIECDWKRVNSLAHYQVTDGSLVALVPKQVSAYNMANSFTFTCSLSRYESLLRTASSPDSLRSRAPMITPDQETGTKLWHLVKNHDHTDHREGDRGSKMVSEIYLTRLLATKGTLQKFVDDLFETVFSTAHRGSALPLAIKYMFDFLDEQADQRQISDPDVRHTWKSNCLPLRFWVNVIKNPQFVFDIHKNSITDACLSVVAQTFMDSCSTSEHRLGKDSPSNKLLYAKDIPNYKSWVERYYRDIAKMASISDQDMDAYLVEQSRLHASDFNVLSALSELYFYVTKYRQEILTALDQDVSCRKHKLRQKLEQIISLMSSNS, from the exons ATGCATACTGTCTTCCTCCTCCAGCTGCTCTTTCTTGctgttggtggggccctgggcaaCAGCAGGCCCTTCCGTGCCTTCGTGGTGACAGACACCACACTCACTCACCTTGCTGTGCACCAAGTGACTGGAGAGGTGTTCGTGGGTGCAGTGAACCGTGTCTTTAAACTGGCCCCCAACTTGACTGAGCTGCGGGCCCATATCACCGGGCCTGTTGAGGATAATGCTAGCTGCTACCCACCCCCCAGTATGCGTGTATGTGCCCACCGCCTAGCACCCGTGAACAACGTGAATAAGCTGCTGCTTATAGACTATGCAGCCCACCGCCTGGTGGCCTGTGGCAGTACCTGGCAGGGCATCTGCCAGTTCCTGCGCCTGGATGACCTCTTCAAGCTGGGCGAGCCCCACCACCGCAAGGAGCACTACCTGTCAGGGGCCCAAGAGCCTGATTCTATGGCTGGCGTCATTGTGGAGCAGGGCCAGGGGCCCAGCAAGTTGTTTGTGGGCACTGCTGTCAATGGCAAGTCGGAGTACTTCCCTACCCTGAGCTCCCGCAAGCTCATCAGCAACGAAGACAGCGCGGACATGTTTAGCCTG GTGTACCAGGATGAGTTTGTTTCCTCTCAGATCAAGATCCCCTCAGACACACTGTCCTTGTACCCTGCCTTCGACATCTATTACATCTATGGCTTTGTGAGCACCTCCTTCGTGTACTTCCTGACGCTGCAGCTGGACACCCAGCAGACGCTGCTGGACACAGCAGGCGAGAAATTCTTCACGTCCAAAATTGTGCGCATGTGTGCAGGGGACTCAGAGTTCTACTCATACGTGGAGTTCCCCATCGGCTGCTCCTGGCGTGGGGTGGAATACCGCTTGGTTCAGAGCGCCCACCTGGCCAAGCCCGGCCTGCTGCTGGCCCAAGCCCTGGGCGTGCCAGCCGACGAGGATGTCCTCTTCACTGTTTTCTCTCAGGGCCAGAAGAACCGGGTCAGCCCGCCCAGGCAGACCGTTCTCTGCATCTTTACCCTCAGCAACATCAACGCCCACATCCGGCGCCGCATCCAGTCCTGCTATCGGGGGGAGGGCACGCTGGCCCTGCCTTGGCTGCTGAACAAGGAGCTGCCCTGCATAAACACC CCTATCCAGATCAATGGAAACTTCTGTGGGCTGGTGCTGAACCAGCCACTGGGTGGCCTGCATGTGATTGAGGGGCTGCCCCTGCTAGCCGACAACACTGATGGCATGGTCAGCGTGGCTGCCTACACCTACCACCAGCACTCTGTGGTTTTCATTGGCACACGCAGTGGCAGTCTGAAGAAG GTGCGGGTCGATGGCTCCCAGGATGCCCACCTGTACGAGACGGTCCCTGTGGTGGACGGCAGCCCCATACTCCGAGACCTGCTCTTCAGCCCTGACCACCAGCACATCTACCTCCTGAACGAGAAGCAG GTGAGCCAGCTCCCAGTGGAGACCTGTGAACAGTACCTGAGCTGCGCGGCTTGCCTGGGCTCAGGGGACCCACATTGTGGTTGGTGTGTGCTGCAGCACAG ATGCTGCCGTGAGGGGGCCTGTCCAGGTGCCTCTGCCCCACATGGCTTTGCGGAAGAGCTGAGCAAGTGCGTTCAGGTGCGGGTCCGGCCCAACAATGTTTCGGTGACATCACCTGGGGTTCAG ctgACTGTAGCCATGCGCAACGTGCCAGACCTCAGCGTGGGTGTGAGCTGTGCCTTTGAGGAAGTGATGGAGAGCAAGGCCATCCTGCTGCCCTCTGGCGAGCTGCGCTGCCTTTCGCCCTCTTTCCAGGAGCTCCGGGCTCTTACCAAGGGGCATG GAGCCACCCGCACTGTGAGGCTGCAGCTGCTCTCCAAGGAGACTGGCGTGAGGTTTGCTGGGGCTGACTTTGTCTTCTACAACTGCAGCGTCTTCCAGTC GTGCATGTCCTGCGTCAGCAGCCCTTACCCCTGCCACTGGTGTAAGTACCGCCACGTGTGTACCAGTCACCCCCACGAGTGCTCCTTCCAGGAGGGCAGGGTCCACAGCCCTGAG GGCTGCCCTGAGATCCTGCCCAGTGGGGACCTCCTGATCCCCGTTGGTGTCATGCAACCTCTTACCCTGCGAGCTAAGAACCTGCCGCAGCCCCAGTCAGGCCAGAAGAACTACGAGTGTGTGGTCCAGGTGCAGGGGCGGCAGCAGCGAGTGCCTGCTGTGCGCTTCAACAGCAGCAGCGTGCAGTGCCAGAACACCTCG TACTCCTATGAAGGCGATGAGTATGGTGACACTGAGCTGGACTTCTCTGTGGTCTGGGATGGAGATTTCCCCATTGACAAGCCTCCCAACTTCAGAG CCCTCCTGTACAAGTGCTGGGCACAGCGGCCTAGCTGTGGCCTCTGCCTCAAGGCTGACCCCCGGTTCAACTGTGGCTGGTGCATCTCAGAGCACAGATGCCAGCTACAGGCCCACTGCCCGGCCCCCAAGACCAACTGGATGCACCCCAGCCAGAAAGGTGCCCAGTGCAGCCACCCCCGCATTGCCCAG ATCCATCCTCTCATGGGGCCCAAGGAGGGAGGCACCAGGGTCACCATCGTGGGTGAGAACCTGGGCCTCGCCTCCCGAGAGGTGGGCCTGCGGGTGGCTGGTGTGCGTTGCAATTCCATCCCAGCCGAGTATGTCAGTGCTGAGAG GATCGTGTGTGAGATGGAGGAGTCGTTGGTGCCCAGCCCGCCACCAGGGCCTGTGGAGCTCTGCATAGGTGACTGTTCTGCTGACTTCCGCACACAGTCTGAGCAGCTCTACAGCTTTGTG AGCCCAATGTTTGACCGTGTGAGTCCCAGTCGGGGCCCAGCTTCGGGGGGCTCTCGGCTCACCATCTCTGGCAGCTCCCTGGATGCTGGCAGCAGGGTCACAGTGACTGTGAGAGATGGCGAGTGCCAGTTCGTGAG GAGAGATGCCGAGGCGATTGTGTGTATTGCACCTGTCTCCACCCtgggccccagccaggcccccaTCACCCTTGCCATTGACCGTGCCAATGTCTCTAGCCCTGGAGTCATCTACACCTACACTCAGGACCCCACGGTCACTCACCTTGAGCCCACTTGGAGCATCATCAA TGGAAGCACTGCCATCACTGTGAGTGGGACCCACTTGCTGACAGTTCAGGAGCCCCGGATCCGGGCCAAGTACCGCGGCATTGAGACCACCAAT ACATGCCAGGTGATCAACGACACTGCCATGCTGTGTAAAGCCCCCGGCATCTTCCTTGGGCAGCCCCAACCACGGGCCCAAGGCGAGCACCCTGATGAGTTTGGCTTCCTGCTGGACCATGTGCAGACAGCTCGCTTCCTCAACCACTCCTCTTTCACCTACTACCCTGACCCCAGCTTTGAGCCGCTTGGCCCCTCCGGTGTGCTGGACATCAAACATGGCTCCCATGTGGTGCTGAAG GGCAAGAACCTGATCCCCGCAGCAGCTGGTAGCTCCCGCCTCAACTACACAGTGCTTATAGGAGGCCAGCCGTGTGCACTCACCGTCTCGGACACACAACTCCTGTGTGACTCACCCAGCCAGACTGGCCGGCAGCCCGTCATG GTGCTGGTGGGTGGCCTAGAGTTTTGGCTGGGCACCCTGCACATCACAGCTGAGCGGGCACTGACCTTGCCTGCCATGGTGGGACTGGCAGCAGGGGGTGGGCTCTTGCTGCTGGCCATCACCGCCGTGCTGGTTGCCTACAAGCGCAAGACTCAGGATGCAGACCGCACACTCAAGCGGCTCCAGCTGCAGATGGACAACCTGGAGTCCCGTGTGGCCCTGGAATGCAAGGAAG CCTTTGCAGAGCTACAGACCGACATCAATGAGCTAACGAACCACATGGATGGGGTGCAAATCCCTTTCCTGGATTACCGGACCTATGCCGTGCGCGTGCTCTTCCCCGGCATCGAGGCCCACCCAGTGCTCAAGGAGCTGGAT aCCCCACCCAACATTGAGAAGGCCCTGCGCCTCTTCGGGCAACTGCTGCACAGCCGCGTCTTCGTGCTCACCTTCATCCACACACTAGAGGCCCAGAGCAGCTTCTCCATGCGTGACCGTGGTACCGTGGCCTCGCTCACCATGGTGGCCTTGCAGAGCCGGCTCGACTACGCCACAGGGCTGCTCAAGCAACTGCTGGCAGATCTTATACAGAAAAACCTTGAGAGCAAGAACCACCCAAAGCTGCTATTGCGCAG GACAGAGTCAGTAGCTGAGAAGATGCTTACCAATTGGTTCACGTTCCTGCTGCATAAGTTTCTGAAG GAGTGTGCAGGGGAGCCGCTCTTCCTCCTGTACTGTGCCATCAAGCAGCAGATGGAGAAGGGCCCCATTGATGCCATCACAGGCGAGGCACGCTACTCCCTGAGTGAGGACAAGCTCATCCGGCAGCAGATCGACTACAAGACACTG ACCCTACACTGCGTGTGCCCAGAGAGTGAGGGCAGTGCCCACGTCCCGGTGAAGGTTCTCAACTGTGACAGCATCACCCAGGCCAAAGACAAGCTCCTGGACACTGTGTACAAGGGCATCCCGTATTCCCAGCGCCCCAAAGCAGAGGACATGGACCTGG AATGGCGCCAGGGTCGCATGGCCCGCATCATCCTCCAGGATGAGGATGTCACTACCAAGATTGAGTGTGACTGGAAGAGGGTCAACTCACTGGCCCACTAccag GTGACAGATGGTTCCTTGGTGGCACTGGTGCCCAAACAAGTGTCTGCCTATAACATGGCCAACTCCTTCACCTTCACCTGTTCCCTCAGCCGCTACG AGAGCCTGCTCCGCACAGCTAGCAGCCCTGACAGCCTCCGCTCGAGGGCACCCATGATCACACCTGACCAGGAGACAGGCACCAAGCTGTGGCACCTGGTGAAGAACCATGACCACACTGACCACCGAGAGGGGGACCGTGGCAGCAAGATGGTCTCAGAGATCTACCTGACTCGACTACTGGCCACCAAG GGCACATTGCAGAAGTTTGTGGATGACCTCTTTGAGACTGTGTTCAGCACGGCTCACCGAGGCTCAGCTCTGCCCCTGGCCATTAAGTACATGTTCGACTTCCTGGATGAGCAGGCCGACCAGCGCCAGATCAGCGACCCTGATGTGCGCCACACCTGGAAGAGCAACTG CCTGCCCCTGCGTTTCTGGGTGAATGTGATCAAGAACCCTCAGTTCGTGTTTGACATCCACAAGAACAGCATCACGGATGCCTGCTTGTCAGTGGTGGCCCAGACCTTCATGGACTCCTGCTCCACATCTGAGCACCGCCTGGGCAAGGACTCCCCATCTAACAAGCTGCTCTATGCCAAGGATATCCCCAACTATAAGAGCTGGGTGGAGAG GTACTACCGAGACATTGCAAAGATGGCGTCCATCAGTGACCAGGACATGGATGCCTACCTGGTAGAGCAGTCCCGCCTCCATGCCAGTGACTTCAATGTCCTAAGCGCACTCAGTGAGCTCTATTTCTACGTCACCAAGTACCGTCAGGAG ATTCTTACTGCTCTGGACCAAGATGTCTCTTGTCGGAAGCATAAGTTGCGCCAGAAGCTGGAGCAGATCATCAGCCTCATGTCCAGCAACAGCTAA